One window of Mediterraneibacter butyricigenes genomic DNA carries:
- the prmC gene encoding peptide chain release factor N(5)-glutamine methyltransferase, giving the protein MTIQDLRIQVQALLESGKVPEPVTDTWYLLEHTTGRTKADFFMDPGQEISPEVTEETLKLAEKRKQRIPLQYLLGSWEFMGYKFMVNESVLIPRQDTEVLVEEAVSRIKSGDRVLDLCTGSGCILISVLKYAAEHKRTDLSGLGTDLSEKALDVAKANATQLLAEEERQGLVQTTFCQGDLWDAADGTFDLILSNPPYIATAEIESLQEEVKIYDPYQALDGGKDGLDFYRRIATGVGSYLKPGGTLILEIGYDQGEAVSGLLEDSGFSAVSVKKDLAGLDRVVAGVYDK; this is encoded by the coding sequence ATGACGATTCAAGATCTTAGAATACAGGTGCAGGCACTGCTGGAATCGGGAAAGGTTCCGGAACCGGTGACAGATACCTGGTATCTTCTGGAACACACCACCGGCAGGACGAAAGCAGATTTTTTCATGGATCCGGGTCAGGAGATTTCTCCAGAAGTGACAGAAGAGACACTGAAACTGGCTGAAAAGAGAAAACAAAGAATTCCGCTTCAATATCTGTTGGGCAGTTGGGAATTTATGGGATATAAATTTATGGTCAATGAATCGGTTCTGATTCCGCGACAGGATACAGAAGTCCTGGTGGAAGAAGCGGTTTCCCGGATAAAAAGCGGAGACCGGGTTCTGGATCTGTGTACCGGCTCCGGATGTATTCTGATCAGCGTGCTGAAATATGCGGCAGAACACAAAAGGACAGATCTTTCCGGTCTGGGAACGGATCTGAGTGAAAAAGCCCTGGATGTGGCGAAGGCTAATGCAACGCAGTTGCTCGCAGAAGAAGAAAGGCAGGGACTGGTTCAGACAACATTTTGTCAGGGGGATCTGTGGGATGCGGCAGACGGAACGTTTGACCTGATCCTGTCGAATCCTCCATATATTGCAACGGCGGAGATTGAATCACTTCAGGAAGAAGTGAAAATCTATGATCCTTATCAGGCGTTGGATGGTGGAAAAGACGGGCTGGATTTTTATCGCAGGATCGCAACGGGTGTTGGGAGTTATCTGAAGCCGGGAGGAACGCTGATCCTAGAGATCGGATACGATCAGGGAGAAGCTGTCAGCGGATTGCTGGAAGACTCCGGATTTTCTGCGGTCAGCGTGAAAAAGGACCTGGCGGGGCTTGACCGTGTGGTGGCTGGCGTGTATGATAAATAA